The DNA region ATCCTGACAATTTGCTGCTGATTTCATTTTTCATCCCTCCATAAAAAAACCGGGTTCACATATGTGAAACCCGGCTCGTAGCCCCTTTTTCAGGGCGGGTTTACGATATTCTCTATTGTCTATCTTCTGTTTGAATTAAAAAATAACCATCACTGTCCGGTATTCAACAGGGGTTGTCTCTCCTGTACAGGATGAAACGATCCGGTGAGACGGGGAACATGCCCCTCGGTGGTTCGGGCCAAGGCCGTTTCCGAGGGGCATGACCATTAGGCCGCTTCCAGCCGCTGCCGGTCGGCCATGTCCATAAGGACCCGCTCCCTGGCCTTGTCGATCCCCAGGGCCTTCCGCTTCTTGTCGATATGCGCGATCATGAGGCGGGCCATCTCATAGGGATCTTCTGCAAAGGCCCACTTCCCGAAACCCATATCCTCAAGTTCTTCAAAAAGGTGTTTGTGAAATTTAGTCCCTTCCATGATGGGGAAGGTCACCCCGAAGACCGTAAACACTCCTGATCCCACGAAGTAATGCCCGATGGAGATCGCCTTCTCACTCATGTATTCCGGCGCCGCCCCTGCCACCGGCAGATCGGCGATGCTCTCCCCCAGACCGCCGGCACGTACCATTTCGGAACAGGCCGTCAGGATACGGCTGTTATCCACGCAGGACCCCAGGCCCAGCACCGGGGGCATGCCCACGGTTTCACAGACCTCCCGCAGCCCGTCTCCGGCCAGATGGGCCGCTTCGGGTCTGTAGAGTCCGGCCTTGGCCAAAGCGACCTGGGAACACCCGGTCTGGACCACCAGGACGTCATTCTTGATCAATTCCTTAACCAGTTCCACATGGACCCAATCCTGCTTGACCCTCGGATTGGTACACCCGACCACGCCGGCGACCCCCCGGATGCGGCCGTTGATGATGTTATCGTTCAGAGGGGTGTAGGAGCCACGGAACGTGCCCCCCAGCATATAGTTTATATACTCGTGGGAAAACCCGTGAATGCCCGTATTCCGGATATTGGGGATCTCCACCGGGAGTTTCCGGTTTTTGAATCGGACGATTGCGTGTTCCACAATGGCATCCGTGCACTCTCTGGGCACATGCTCCTCAAATTCAATGTGGGACACGCCTTCGATGTGGCATCTGGGGTTGGTGGTAAAAAGTTTTGTCCCATAACACTCCGCCACCTTGCCAAGACCCTGCTTGATGCACTGGACATCCACGCCCATGGCATCCACTGCGCCGGTTATAAGAATCGCCTCTGTGGACATGAAATTTCCGGCATGGGGAATTCCGTGCCGCGAGAGCATCTCCGCCCCTGAACAGCACATCCCTACCAGATTGATCCCGTCGGCCCCCGCATCTTTGGCAGCCTGAACCAGGTCCGGATCATCCACTGACGCCAGCATGGACTCGAAGAGATTGGGCTCGTGCCCGTGAATAATGATATTGACCTCTTTTTCCTTTAAACATCCCATGTTGACGTCTGCCCTGACCGGCGTCGGCGTGCCGAAGAGGATATCCGAAACCTCTGTAGCGATCATTGAACCGCCCCAACCGTCCGCAAGGGCCGTCCGGGTGCACTGCTTGGTAAGGTTTTTATAGTCCTGGTCCACCCCCATATGCGTTCGGTGCATGATTTCCATGATCTCACGCATGGCGCCCCTCGGGACCACGCCGTTTTTCCTCCAGGTCTCCAGGGTTTTTTCAGGCACCCGCTTAATAAAGGGGATCTCGCCTTCCACCTGGGTATAGGTCCTCTCCAGCTCGTGGTAGACGTCGAGGGCAATATCCTTGAGGTCCTTCCCTTCCACCTCGATCCCCAGTTCCGTGGCCAGATCAGCCAGCTTGATGGGATCCTTTATGGTATATTCCTTAATCCTGCCGTTGACCACTTCCCGAAACAGATCCAGCATGGACATTCCGTGATCCGTATGGGCGGCGGCGCCTGAGGCGACCATGCGGGCAAAATTTCTGGCCTGGAT from Deltaproteobacteria bacterium includes:
- the cooS gene encoding anaerobic carbon-monoxide dehydrogenase catalytic subunit; translation: MTEKTKKDIKAKTLNIREATICEATAQMLQKAERDGVETAFHRAADMKACPIGAESACCKNCTMGPCRINPKDPYSKVGVCGATADTIQARNFARMVASGAAAHTDHGMSMLDLFREVVNGRIKEYTIKDPIKLADLATELGIEVEGKDLKDIALDVYHELERTYTQVEGEIPFIKRVPEKTLETWRKNGVVPRGAMREIMEIMHRTHMGVDQDYKNLTKQCTRTALADGWGGSMIATEVSDILFGTPTPVRADVNMGCLKEKEVNIIIHGHEPNLFESMLASVDDPDLVQAAKDAGADGINLVGMCCSGAEMLSRHGIPHAGNFMSTEAILITGAVDAMGVDVQCIKQGLGKVAECYGTKLFTTNPRCHIEGVSHIEFEEHVPRECTDAIVEHAIVRFKNRKLPVEIPNIRNTGIHGFSHEYINYMLGGTFRGSYTPLNDNIINGRIRGVAGVVGCTNPRVKQDWVHVELVKELIKNDVLVVQTGCSQVALAKAGLYRPEAAHLAGDGLREVCETVGMPPVLGLGSCVDNSRILTACSEMVRAGGLGESIADLPVAGAAPEYMSEKAISIGHYFVGSGVFTVFGVTFPIMEGTKFHKHLFEELEDMGFGKWAFAEDPYEMARLMIAHIDKKRKALGIDKARERVLMDMADRQRLEAA